One Leptolyngbya subtilissima AS-A7 genomic window carries:
- a CDS encoding tetratricopeptide repeat protein, translated as MKLHYAILLLGLGLMIGATPGRGYAQAPAEPEVMEPEAAGPEEMDLEGLEPTPAEPETPEPEAAEPGLSAIGAYNQGVERYNSGDYDAAIESFDLAIEKDPSLANAYLYRGLIYSEQGDYDRALIDLNQALDLDPSNANALFARGSVYYRQGESSQAQADFNTALELNPDSVEAYLYRGLIDSEQGRYDLAIEDFSTAIELTPDNPTAYVLRGFALEQENNYTAAVADFSKAIELNGDLPRAYMGRGVSYYHLGLFDAALSDLNEAVNRDPELARAYLNRGHVYFRQGRPGRALQDLDRALELNPELTEAYMSRGTVRASQGDLGGAQQDFAQVLQLNPDSAMAYKQKGDALLQAGDATAAIADYTEALFLDPAYAEAFKARGDARLSTGDVFGAIDDYSQALAAQPSYLEAYSARGSAYLQVNQPQDAYQDLTQAIVSASNSADPRLFYNRGVVRARLGDDAGARRDFEQAAQLFLQQGEAAGYRQTLNQMSQL; from the coding sequence ATGAAACTGCATTACGCCATTTTGCTATTGGGTCTGGGCCTAATGATTGGGGCCACCCCTGGGAGGGGCTATGCCCAAGCTCCCGCTGAACCTGAAGTCATGGAGCCCGAGGCGGCTGGCCCCGAGGAGATGGACCTCGAAGGTCTTGAGCCTACCCCAGCTGAGCCTGAAACGCCCGAACCGGAGGCAGCTGAGCCCGGTCTATCGGCTATTGGTGCCTACAACCAGGGGGTGGAACGCTACAACAGCGGTGACTATGACGCCGCCATCGAATCCTTTGACCTGGCGATCGAAAAGGATCCTAGTCTGGCCAACGCCTACCTCTACCGAGGCCTAATCTACTCTGAGCAGGGCGACTACGATCGCGCCCTCATCGATCTCAACCAGGCCCTCGACCTTGACCCTAGCAACGCTAACGCCCTCTTTGCCCGAGGCAGCGTTTACTATCGCCAAGGAGAGTCTAGCCAAGCTCAGGCTGATTTCAACACCGCTCTAGAGCTCAACCCAGATTCTGTAGAAGCTTATCTCTATCGCGGTCTCATCGACAGCGAACAAGGTCGCTACGATCTTGCCATCGAAGATTTTTCCACCGCCATTGAGCTGACTCCCGACAATCCAACAGCCTACGTACTGCGGGGCTTTGCCCTAGAGCAGGAAAACAACTACACCGCAGCCGTTGCTGACTTTAGTAAGGCTATTGAGCTGAATGGCGATCTGCCGCGAGCCTACATGGGGCGCGGTGTGTCCTATTACCACCTAGGATTGTTTGACGCGGCCTTGAGCGACCTCAACGAGGCCGTCAACCGGGATCCCGAACTGGCCCGGGCTTACCTCAACCGTGGCCATGTCTATTTCCGCCAGGGTCGACCTGGGCGGGCTTTACAGGATTTAGATCGCGCCCTTGAGCTCAACCCCGAGCTGACCGAAGCCTACATGAGCCGGGGCACTGTCCGAGCCAGCCAGGGCGACCTGGGCGGAGCACAGCAAGACTTTGCGCAGGTGCTACAGCTCAATCCTGACTCGGCCATGGCCTACAAACAAAAGGGCGATGCGCTACTACAAGCGGGGGATGCAACCGCCGCGATCGCAGACTACACCGAAGCGCTGTTCCTCGATCCCGCCTACGCAGAAGCTTTTAAGGCTCGAGGCGACGCTCGCCTGTCTACGGGGGATGTCTTTGGTGCGATCGACGACTATAGTCAGGCCCTTGCAGCGCAACCCAGCTACCTAGAGGCCTACTCGGCTCGCGGCTCGGCTTACCTCCAGGTGAACCAGCCCCAGGATGCCTATCAAGATCTCACTCAGGCCATTGTGAGCGCCTCCAACAGCGCCGACCCAAGGCTCTTTTACAACCGAGGGGTGGTACGCGCCCGCTTGGGGGATGATGCCGGTGCGCGCCGCGACTTTGAGCAAGCCGCCCAGCTCTTTTTACAGCAGGGAGAAGCTGCAGGCTATCGACAAACGCTCAACCAGATGAGCCAGTTGTAG
- the leuD gene encoding 3-isopropylmalate dehydratase small subunit, protein MTQIEQITGTGIPLTGNDIDTDRIIPARFLKCVTFDGLGEQVFADDRAALEGRHPFDQPQYQGATILVVNRNFGCGSSREHAPQAIARWGIKAVLGESFAEIFFGNCVAIGIPCLTASAEVVGQVQAALDADPTTVVTLDLATQTVTVGAEAGAVSMPEGVRQAFLAGTWDACGQLVANAEAIRTTAATLPYVAW, encoded by the coding sequence GTGACGCAGATAGAACAAATTACGGGTACCGGCATTCCCCTTACAGGCAACGACATCGACACCGATCGCATCATTCCGGCTCGGTTTCTCAAGTGCGTGACCTTTGACGGGCTGGGCGAGCAGGTGTTTGCCGACGATCGCGCTGCCCTGGAGGGTCGTCATCCCTTTGACCAGCCCCAGTACCAGGGGGCCACAATTTTGGTGGTCAACCGCAATTTCGGCTGTGGCTCATCGCGAGAGCACGCTCCCCAGGCGATCGCCCGCTGGGGCATTAAAGCTGTGCTGGGCGAGAGCTTTGCAGAAATTTTCTTTGGTAACTGCGTCGCGATCGGCATCCCTTGCCTAACGGCCAGCGCTGAGGTGGTAGGCCAGGTGCAGGCCGCACTAGACGCTGACCCTACGACGGTGGTGACGCTCGACCTAGCAACTCAAACCGTGACCGTTGGGGCCGAGGCCGGAGCTGTGTCTATGCCCGAGGGCGTGCGCCAAGCGTTCTTGGCGGGCACCTGGGATGCCTGTGGCCAGCTCGTTGCTAACGCCGAGGCCATTCGCACCACGGCGGCAACGCTGCCCTACGTGGCCTGGTAG
- a CDS encoding ammonium transporter, with protein sequence MKQPLHPLGRPGGRWRYIPWVALGSLLIFCPAAFAQSSTTADLKVALDTAWVLLTSFLIFFMNAGFCMLETGFCRSKNAVNLLAKNLIVFGLSTLAFWVVGFGLMFGDGNPLFGTSGFLLQGADNSPAVGDAYRGTYSALAWAGVPLNAKFFFQLAFAGTAATIVSGAVAERIKFLAFFIFSLLLVGLLYPITGHWVWGDGMLANLGFYDFAGSTVVHTVGGWAALIGAILLGPRLGRFQARPVAMPGHNLSISALGCLILWLGWFGFNPGSTMAADPLPISHIVVTTNIAGALGGLAATVTSWIYLSKPDLSMIINGVLAGLVSITASCAYVNLGSAALIGLVGGVIVVFSVTLLDSLKIDDPVGAVSVHLVCGTWGTVALGLFSVGPGSYSWYGEGDGPLAGLFMGGGIQQLLVQLLGIAAVGAFTVTFSLLCWLTLRATVGIRVSEAEEIQGLDLGEHAMEAYPEFQVGP encoded by the coding sequence TTGAAGCAACCTTTGCACCCGCTGGGCAGGCCAGGGGGACGGTGGCGCTATATACCCTGGGTTGCTCTAGGGAGCTTGCTGATTTTCTGTCCGGCTGCTTTTGCCCAAAGCTCCACTACGGCCGACCTCAAGGTGGCGCTAGACACAGCCTGGGTGCTGTTGACCAGCTTTTTGATCTTCTTTATGAATGCCGGGTTTTGCATGCTCGAAACCGGCTTTTGCCGCAGCAAAAACGCCGTCAACCTGTTGGCCAAAAATCTGATTGTGTTCGGTCTCTCGACCCTGGCCTTTTGGGTGGTCGGCTTTGGCCTCATGTTTGGTGACGGCAACCCTTTATTCGGCACGTCTGGTTTCTTGCTACAAGGAGCCGATAACAGCCCCGCCGTTGGCGATGCCTACCGAGGCACCTATAGTGCATTGGCTTGGGCTGGGGTACCGCTAAATGCCAAATTTTTCTTTCAGCTAGCCTTTGCGGGTACGGCGGCCACTATTGTGTCTGGGGCCGTGGCGGAGCGCATCAAGTTCTTAGCCTTTTTTATCTTTAGCCTGCTGCTGGTGGGGTTGTTGTACCCAATCACCGGCCACTGGGTGTGGGGCGACGGCATGCTGGCTAATTTGGGCTTTTACGATTTTGCCGGCTCTACCGTGGTGCACACAGTCGGTGGCTGGGCCGCGCTGATTGGGGCTATTTTGCTGGGGCCACGTCTGGGGCGCTTTCAGGCTCGTCCGGTTGCCATGCCGGGGCACAATCTGAGCATTTCTGCTCTGGGTTGCCTGATTTTGTGGCTGGGTTGGTTTGGCTTCAATCCCGGCTCCACCATGGCTGCTGACCCCTTACCCATCAGCCATATTGTCGTGACCACTAATATCGCTGGTGCCCTAGGGGGCTTAGCCGCTACCGTCACCTCGTGGATTTACCTCAGCAAGCCCGACCTATCGATGATCATCAATGGGGTACTGGCAGGGCTGGTGTCTATTACTGCCTCCTGCGCCTACGTTAACCTGGGCAGTGCAGCACTCATTGGTCTAGTGGGAGGGGTGATTGTTGTCTTTTCGGTGACATTGCTGGACAGCTTGAAAATTGATGACCCAGTAGGCGCTGTGTCGGTGCACCTGGTCTGTGGCACGTGGGGTACCGTTGCGCTGGGGCTGTTTAGCGTTGGCCCTGGCAGCTACTCTTGGTATGGCGAAGGTGATGGGCCCCTAGCCGGCTTGTTTATGGGAGGTGGCATTCAGCAACTGCTGGTGCAGCTGCTAGGGATTGCGGCGGTGGGGGCGTTTACCGTCACGTTTAGCCTCCTGTGTTGGCTGACGTTGCGGGCTACTGTGGGCATTCGCGTATCTGAGGCCGAGGAAATTCAAGGCCTTGATCTGGGCGAGCACGCGATGGAAGCCTATCCAGAGTTTCAGGTTGGGCCGTAG
- a CDS encoding Uma2 family endonuclease produces MVATKLSLANFLSLETDSDALCEFVDGEVIEMPPESPRNVLVSLFLLQRFLQIVPFHWLRRMDTEVVVSGRVRIPDLLVLGEDLAALLEDTGRSTITEDMPAPLLVVEVVSPGKANEDRDYRYKRSEYAARGIPEYWIVDPAQAKVTVLTLVDGLYEAQALQGEAILQSPQFPKLSLAVARVLSPTG; encoded by the coding sequence ATGGTTGCCACTAAGCTCTCTCTGGCCAATTTCTTAAGTCTAGAAACAGACTCAGATGCCCTCTGTGAGTTTGTGGATGGGGAAGTGATTGAGATGCCACCAGAGAGTCCGCGAAATGTGCTGGTCTCGTTGTTTTTATTGCAACGGTTTTTGCAAATCGTGCCCTTCCACTGGTTGCGCCGAATGGATACCGAAGTCGTGGTATCTGGACGAGTGCGGATTCCGGATTTGCTGGTGTTGGGCGAAGACTTAGCGGCACTGTTAGAAGACACGGGCCGTAGTACCATCACCGAAGACATGCCTGCCCCTTTGCTGGTGGTGGAGGTGGTTTCGCCGGGCAAAGCCAATGAAGACCGCGACTACCGCTACAAGCGATCGGAGTATGCGGCCCGAGGCATTCCAGAATATTGGATTGTAGACCCAGCGCAGGCAAAGGTGACTGTACTCACTTTGGTAGACGGGCTGTATGAGGCTCAGGCGCTCCAGGGAGAGGCCATTTTACAGTCACCCCAGTTTCCAAAGCTGAGTTTAGCCGTGGCTAGGGTGCTATCGCCCACAGGCTGA
- a CDS encoding GvpL/GvpF family gas vesicle protein gives MSPELTPGLIQEPIYLYSICPRPLQPLPLPLGLAAPTRLIAVDNVAAIVETGVDLETLQTDEPRLLNAVLSHDRVICELFQHTPLLPLRFGTQIASIEHLKVHLASQGADYAAKLAILGHQVEYQLKLIAQPTELPPLAEGLTGRDYFLAKKQRLQDQTAAQEQQHYELDQVLNDLHATYDNYIEAESPAGEARVYLLIDRAAAESLEQRVEEWRSQTNHWILMLSDPLPPYHFV, from the coding sequence GTGTCTCCAGAGCTAACTCCAGGGCTAATCCAAGAGCCCATCTACCTCTACAGCATTTGCCCTCGCCCCTTGCAGCCTCTGCCCTTACCCCTGGGGCTGGCTGCACCCACCCGGCTGATTGCCGTAGACAACGTTGCCGCCATAGTTGAAACCGGCGTCGATTTAGAGACCCTGCAAACCGACGAACCGCGGCTGCTAAACGCGGTGCTCAGCCACGATCGCGTCATTTGCGAGCTGTTTCAGCACACGCCCCTGCTGCCCCTGCGGTTTGGCACTCAGATTGCTTCCATTGAGCATCTCAAGGTTCACCTGGCCAGCCAGGGAGCCGACTATGCCGCCAAGCTCGCCATCCTAGGTCACCAAGTTGAATACCAGCTCAAGCTGATTGCCCAACCAACTGAGCTGCCGCCCCTAGCTGAAGGGCTCACCGGGCGCGACTACTTTTTGGCGAAAAAGCAGCGCCTCCAGGATCAAACCGCTGCCCAGGAGCAGCAGCACTATGAGCTTGACCAGGTGCTCAACGACCTTCATGCCACCTACGACAACTACATTGAGGCCGAAAGCCCCGCCGGAGAAGCGCGAGTGTATTTGCTGATCGATCGCGCCGCTGCCGAGAGCCTAGAGCAGCGGGTAGAGGAGTGGCGATCGCAGACCAACCACTGGATCCTCATGCTCAGCGACCCCCTACCCCCCTACCACTTTGTCTAA
- the aspS gene encoding aspartate--tRNA ligase, whose product MRTHYCGTLRASDIGSTVTLFGWVDRRRDHGGVIFIDLRDRTGVVQVVSDPERTPASYPQADPLRNEYVVKIQGRVSQRQEGSVNPKLPTGEIEIYADTIELLNAVRKPLPFQVSTADSETVREDLRLRYRYLDLRRDRMAQNLRIRHEVTKAIRRFLEDQEGFYEVETPILTRSTPEGARDYLVPSRVNPGEFYALPQSPQLFKQLLMVSGVDRYYQIARCFRDEDLRADRQPEFTQLDMEMSFMTQDEILALNEALVAHIFKAVKGVEIPRPFPRLTYAEAMDRYGSDKPDTRYGLELVDVSDLVKDCGFKVFSGAVADGGIVKVLPIPNGNDQISNVRIKPGGDLFKVAADAGAKGLAYVRVRADGAVDTIGAIKDNLGPEQMAELLSRTGATEGTLLLFGAGPTTMVNATLDRLRQAIAREMDLIPTHSLNLLWVTDFPMFEWNADQQRLEALHHPFTAPHPDDVGDLKSARAVAYDMVLNGYEIGGGSLRIYQPEVQSQVFETIGLSEQEARDKFGFLLEAFEYGTPPHGGIAYGLDRIVMLMAGEESIRDAIAFPKTQQARCLLTQAPSGVDESQLKELAIASTYEPEADE is encoded by the coding sequence ATGCGCACCCACTACTGCGGCACCCTGCGGGCCAGCGACATTGGCAGCACCGTTACCCTGTTCGGCTGGGTCGATCGCCGCCGCGACCATGGGGGCGTTATTTTTATTGATCTGCGCGATCGCACTGGCGTCGTGCAAGTTGTCAGCGACCCCGAGCGTACTCCGGCCTCTTATCCCCAAGCTGACCCGCTGCGCAACGAGTATGTGGTCAAAATTCAGGGTCGGGTCAGCCAGCGCCAGGAGGGCTCTGTGAACCCCAAGCTGCCCACGGGTGAAATTGAGATCTACGCCGACACCATCGAGCTCCTGAACGCGGTGCGCAAGCCGCTGCCCTTTCAGGTCTCCACCGCCGATTCGGAAACCGTGCGCGAAGACCTGCGGCTGCGCTATCGGTATTTAGATTTGCGGCGCGATCGCATGGCCCAGAACCTGCGCATTCGCCACGAAGTCACCAAAGCCATTCGCCGCTTCCTCGAAGACCAGGAAGGGTTTTACGAGGTTGAAACCCCCATTCTCACCCGCTCCACTCCAGAAGGGGCGCGGGATTATCTGGTGCCCTCGCGGGTCAACCCCGGCGAGTTTTATGCCCTGCCCCAGTCGCCCCAGCTCTTCAAGCAGCTGCTGATGGTGTCGGGGGTCGATCGCTACTACCAGATCGCCCGCTGCTTCCGCGACGAAGACCTGCGCGCCGATCGCCAGCCCGAGTTCACCCAGCTTGATATGGAAATGAGCTTCATGACCCAGGACGAGATCCTGGCGCTGAATGAAGCTCTGGTAGCCCATATCTTTAAGGCCGTCAAGGGCGTTGAGATTCCCCGACCCTTCCCCCGGCTAACTTATGCCGAGGCGATGGATCGCTACGGCAGCGATAAGCCCGACACCCGTTACGGCTTGGAGCTGGTGGATGTGTCTGACCTGGTGAAAGACTGCGGCTTTAAGGTATTTTCTGGCGCGGTAGCCGATGGCGGCATCGTCAAGGTGCTGCCCATCCCCAACGGCAACGACCAGATCTCCAACGTACGCATCAAGCCCGGTGGCGACCTGTTTAAAGTCGCCGCCGATGCCGGGGCCAAGGGCCTAGCCTACGTGCGGGTGCGGGCCGACGGTGCGGTGGACACCATTGGGGCGATTAAAGACAATCTCGGCCCTGAGCAAATGGCCGAACTCCTCAGCCGCACCGGAGCCACCGAAGGCACGCTGCTTCTGTTTGGGGCGGGGCCAACCACAATGGTGAATGCCACTCTGGATCGATTGCGCCAGGCGATCGCCCGCGAGATGGATCTAATTCCTACCCACAGCCTCAACCTGCTGTGGGTTACCGACTTTCCTATGTTTGAGTGGAACGCTGACCAGCAGCGGCTCGAAGCTCTGCACCACCCCTTCACCGCCCCCCACCCCGACGACGTGGGTGACCTCAAATCTGCTCGCGCCGTGGCCTACGACATGGTGCTTAACGGCTATGAAATTGGCGGCGGCAGCCTGCGCATCTACCAGCCCGAGGTGCAGAGCCAAGTGTTTGAAACCATTGGCCTATCTGAGCAAGAAGCCCGCGACAAGTTTGGCTTTTTGCTCGAAGCCTTTGAGTATGGCACCCCGCCCCACGGCGGCATTGCCTACGGGCTCGATCGCATCGTCATGCTGATGGCGGGCGAGGAGTCAATCCGCGATGCGATCGCCTTCCCCAAGACCCAGCAGGCCCGCTGTCTGCTCACCCAAGCTCCCTCTGGTGTAGACGAATCGCAGCTCAAGGAACTCGCGATCGCCTCCACCTACGAGCCAGAGGCAGACGAGTAA
- a CDS encoding DUF3122 domain-containing protein: MHHLWRALRLTVLALLLGCLLLLALAEPALASIHTYHEQPGQTTYRSRQSLRDQSGLAWQATVFKRYTEGTLQGTYLRLVGFPGRGVTDHNRDLAIETGTSAQWQAPHQLDPQTQALPDSVAQYSIDAVLADLQRPIPLTLRVPLRGGGTARLVAAPYVVEEWLQLYAMAEATSTTD, translated from the coding sequence ATGCACCACCTTTGGCGTGCCCTGCGGCTGACAGTTCTGGCCCTCCTGCTAGGCTGTTTGCTGCTGCTGGCGTTGGCTGAGCCAGCCCTAGCCTCTATTCACACCTATCACGAGCAGCCTGGGCAAACGACTTACCGTTCGCGCCAGAGCTTGCGTGACCAGAGCGGCCTAGCTTGGCAGGCTACGGTGTTCAAGCGTTACACCGAAGGTACTCTTCAAGGTACCTACCTACGTTTGGTGGGATTTCCGGGACGGGGAGTCACAGATCACAACCGTGACCTGGCCATTGAAACCGGCACTAGCGCCCAGTGGCAAGCGCCGCACCAGCTCGACCCTCAAACCCAAGCGCTGCCCGACAGCGTTGCTCAATACAGCATAGATGCCGTGTTGGCCGACCTTCAGCGCCCGATTCCGTTAACGCTGCGGGTGCCACTGCGGGGTGGAGGCACTGCCCGACTAGTTGCGGCTCCCTATGTGGTGGAAGAATGGCTGCAACTCTATGCCATGGCTGAAGCTACCAGCACGACAGATTAA